A stretch of Hippoglossus hippoglossus isolate fHipHip1 chromosome 20, fHipHip1.pri, whole genome shotgun sequence DNA encodes these proteins:
- the garem gene encoding GRB2-associated and regulator of MAPK protein 1 isoform X2, with product MDLGTMLYNNLKEVTWSTTSLPLDQLVSAYRLPQIAKLDNGQLVEGLRDNDYLLIHSCRQWTTITAHSLEEGHYVIGPKIEIPVHYEGQFKLLEQDRDVKEPVQYFNSVEEVAKAFPERVYVMEEITFNVKMASGECNEDTEVYNITLSTGDELTLMGQAEILYARSFKEKSRFNTILKKIGKLNSISKIGRGKMPCLICMNHRTNESISLPFQCKGRFSTCSPLELQMQDGEHIIRNIVEKTRLPVNVTVPSSPPRNQHDLHLIREGHRYKLVNIQTKTVVVCCILRSNKIIPIHFPFHMAMPRFIIPEELLQGELWLETMVHRWFSFCQEQFDIDYYSRAVRNVRTDWNDDGKSPKKSSGNGSCSGGSSSSNGCPGHVQIPSSLTYARDELTQSFHRLSVCVYGSNLHGNSEVNLQGCMTLCGDWALLPSDSIPSDSGENDIFFPELLDSTSQQPSFNKSDVPYEELWLDHLRGQIPKPSSSEGIRGINNGCGTTAALSYPVTCPLGAITSSDVALTPPPVPPKSEAVKEECRLLNAPPIPPRSLKQMPSVPILSKPRQQETRSPSPTLSYYSSGLHNIGACEEEAADPQEQSHVCYPCKWGKSNSTEPNDTLPTGSLSLDGMSSRLSWPNNFSVGESHCMEEFLPASCRSYYSYPRKRSPSTPKTCTSSLVDFEGRDHAQSSKDFMLQNASLTQVCTKSSSYNSEVYRDKPIEESNTKQSLSCPILPPRTPKSNAIKNCTDFLPVSACDAKQETSDCSLTQQEQSTKEIYSICDSLTPNCPSVSASAQWQPPSSLAGLSIEEVSKSLRFIGLPDDIVTLFVSEKIDGNLLLQLTEEILSEDFKLSKLQVKKLMQFINGWRPKI from the exons GCCAGTTTAAGCTACTGGAGCAGGACAGAGATGTCAAGGAGCCTGTGCAGTACTTCAACAGTGTGGAGGAGGTGGCTAAAGCATTCCCTGAGAGAGTGTATGTCATGGAGGAAATCACTTTCAATGTTAAG ATGGCTTCAGGGGAATGTAATGAAGACACAGAAGTTTACAACATCACACTGAGCACCGGCGATGAGCTGACATTAATGGGCCAGGCTGAGATCCTTTATGCCAGGTCCTTCAAAGAAAAATCAAGATTCAACACCATTTTAAAGAAGATCGGGAAGCTGAACTCAATTAGTAAGATTGGTCGAGGCAAGATGCCGTGTTTGATCTGCATGAACCATCGCACCAACGAGAGCATCAGCCTGCCTTTCCAGTGTAAAGGCAGATTCAGCACTTGTAGTCCTCTGGAGCTTCAGATGCAGGACGGTGAGCACATCATCAGGAACATTGTAGAGAAAACTCGTCTCCCAGTCAATGTCACGGTACCCAGCAGTCCACCACGCAACCAGCATGACCTCCACCTCATCCGCGAGGGCCATCGCTATAAACTGGTCAACATTCAGACAAAGACGGTGGTTGTGTGCTGCATTCTGCGAAGCAACAAAATAATCCCCATCCATTTTCCCTTTCATATGGCCATGCCTAGATTTATTATTCCAGAAGAACTGCTGCAGGGAGAGTTGTGGCTAGAAACTATGGTGCATCGCTGGTTCTCCTTCTGCCAGGAGCAGTTTGACATAGACTACTATTCCCGCGCCGTGCGGAATGTGCGGACAGACTGGAACGACGATGGTAAGAGTCCTAAGAAAAGCAGTGGGAATGGTAGTTGCAgcggaggcagcagcagctccaatGGGTGTCCCGGTCACGTGCAGATTCCCAGCTCTTTAACTTATGCCCGGGATGAGCTCACCCAGTCCTTCCACAGACTCTCTGTGTGCGTATACGGCAGCAACCTGCATGGAAACAGCGAGGTCAACTTACAGGGCTGTATGACGCTATGTGGGGATTGGGCTCTTCTGCCCTCCGATAGCATTCCTTCAGACTCTggagaaaatgacatttttttccctGAGCTGCTGGACAGCACAAGCCAACAACCGTCCTTCAACAAGTCGGATGTTCCGTATGAGGAGCTGTGGTTAGATCACTTGAGAGGTCAGATCCCAAAACCCTCTTCAAGTGAGGGAATCCGAGGCATCAACAATGGCTGCGGCACAACAGCAGCCCTGTCATACCCAGTCACTTGTCCTCTTGGAGCAATAACCAGTTCGGATGTCGCTCTTACTCCACCACCGGTCCCACCCAAATCTGAAGCT GTGAAGGAAGAATGTCGTCTTTTGAATGCCCCACCAATCCCTCCACGAAGTTTGAAACAGATGCCATCGGTGCCCATCCTGTCAAAGCCTCGGCAGCAAGAGACTCGTTCTCCGAGTCCAACGCTCTCCTATTATTCCTCTGGTCTCCACAACAT TGGAGCatgtgaagaagaagcagcCGACCCACAAGAGCAAAGCCACGTGTGCTACCCCTGTAAGTGGGGTAAATCAAACAGCACTGAGCCAAATGACACCTTGCCCACTGGTAGCCTGTCACTAGATGGGATGTCCTCCAGGTTGTCTTGGCCAAACAATTTCAGTGTAGGAGAATCACACTGCATGGAGGAATTTCTACCAGCTAGCTGTCGGAGTTACTACAGTTACCCTAGGAAGAGATCCCCAAGCACCCCAAAAACCTGTACGTCAAGCCTTGTCGACTTTGAAGGCCGAGATCACGCACAAAGCAGTAAGGACTTCATGTTGCAGAACGCTTCTCTGACTCAGGTCTGCACAAAATCTTCGAGTTACAATTCAGAGGTGTACAGAGACAAGCCAATAGAAGAATCTAACACCAAGCAGAGCCTCTCTTGTCCCATTTTACCCCCGAGAACGCCAAAATCAAATGCCATAAAGAACTGCACAGACTTCCTGCCAGTGTCAGCTTGTGACGCAAAGCAGGAAACTTCAGATTGTTCGCTTACTCAACAGGAGCAGAGTACCAAAGAGATATATTCCATCTGTGATTCATTGACTCCCAACTGTCCATCCGTGTCGGCCAGTGCACAGTGGCAGCCTCCGTCCAGCCTTGCTGGCCTCTCCATTGAAGAGGTGTCCAAATCTCTGAGATTCATTGGCTTGCCAGATGACATTGTTACTCTTTTTGTGTCTGAGAAGATAGATGGAAATTTACTCCTGCAGCTCACTGAGGAGATTTTGTCTGAGGACTTCAAGCTAAGCAAACTGCAGGTGAAGAAACTAATGCAGTTCATAAACGGATGGAGACCCAAGATATAA
- the garem gene encoding GRB2-associated and regulator of MAPK protein 1 isoform X1, with the protein MDLGTMLYNNLKEVTWSTTSLPLDQLVSAYRLPQIAKLDNGQLVEGLRDNDYLLIHSCRQWTTITAHSLEEGHYVIGPKIEIPVHYEGQFKLLEQDRDVKEPVQYFNSVEEVAKAFPERVYVMEEITFNVKMASGECNEDTEVYNITLSTGDELTLMGQAEILYARSFKEKSRFNTILKKIGKLNSISKIGRGKMPCLICMNHRTNESISLPFQCKGRFSTCSPLELQMQDGEHIIRNIVEKTRLPVNVTVPSSPPRNQHDLHLIREGHRYKLVNIQTKTVVVCCILRSNKIIPIHFPFHMAMPRFIIPEELLQGELWLETMVHRWFSFCQEQFDIDYYSRAVRNVRTDWNDDGKSPKKSSGNGSCSGGSSSSNGCPGHVQIPSSLTYARDELTQSFHRLSVCVYGSNLHGNSEVNLQGCMTLCGDWALLPSDSIPSDSGENDIFFPELLDSTSQQPSFNKSDVPYEELWLDHLRGQIPKPSSSEGIRGINNGCGTTAALSYPVTCPLGAITSSDVALTPPPVPPKSEAVKEECRLLNAPPIPPRSLKQMPSVPILSKPRQQETRSPSPTLSYYSSGLHNISGACEEEAADPQEQSHVCYPCKWGKSNSTEPNDTLPTGSLSLDGMSSRLSWPNNFSVGESHCMEEFLPASCRSYYSYPRKRSPSTPKTCTSSLVDFEGRDHAQSSKDFMLQNASLTQVCTKSSSYNSEVYRDKPIEESNTKQSLSCPILPPRTPKSNAIKNCTDFLPVSACDAKQETSDCSLTQQEQSTKEIYSICDSLTPNCPSVSASAQWQPPSSLAGLSIEEVSKSLRFIGLPDDIVTLFVSEKIDGNLLLQLTEEILSEDFKLSKLQVKKLMQFINGWRPKI; encoded by the exons GCCAGTTTAAGCTACTGGAGCAGGACAGAGATGTCAAGGAGCCTGTGCAGTACTTCAACAGTGTGGAGGAGGTGGCTAAAGCATTCCCTGAGAGAGTGTATGTCATGGAGGAAATCACTTTCAATGTTAAG ATGGCTTCAGGGGAATGTAATGAAGACACAGAAGTTTACAACATCACACTGAGCACCGGCGATGAGCTGACATTAATGGGCCAGGCTGAGATCCTTTATGCCAGGTCCTTCAAAGAAAAATCAAGATTCAACACCATTTTAAAGAAGATCGGGAAGCTGAACTCAATTAGTAAGATTGGTCGAGGCAAGATGCCGTGTTTGATCTGCATGAACCATCGCACCAACGAGAGCATCAGCCTGCCTTTCCAGTGTAAAGGCAGATTCAGCACTTGTAGTCCTCTGGAGCTTCAGATGCAGGACGGTGAGCACATCATCAGGAACATTGTAGAGAAAACTCGTCTCCCAGTCAATGTCACGGTACCCAGCAGTCCACCACGCAACCAGCATGACCTCCACCTCATCCGCGAGGGCCATCGCTATAAACTGGTCAACATTCAGACAAAGACGGTGGTTGTGTGCTGCATTCTGCGAAGCAACAAAATAATCCCCATCCATTTTCCCTTTCATATGGCCATGCCTAGATTTATTATTCCAGAAGAACTGCTGCAGGGAGAGTTGTGGCTAGAAACTATGGTGCATCGCTGGTTCTCCTTCTGCCAGGAGCAGTTTGACATAGACTACTATTCCCGCGCCGTGCGGAATGTGCGGACAGACTGGAACGACGATGGTAAGAGTCCTAAGAAAAGCAGTGGGAATGGTAGTTGCAgcggaggcagcagcagctccaatGGGTGTCCCGGTCACGTGCAGATTCCCAGCTCTTTAACTTATGCCCGGGATGAGCTCACCCAGTCCTTCCACAGACTCTCTGTGTGCGTATACGGCAGCAACCTGCATGGAAACAGCGAGGTCAACTTACAGGGCTGTATGACGCTATGTGGGGATTGGGCTCTTCTGCCCTCCGATAGCATTCCTTCAGACTCTggagaaaatgacatttttttccctGAGCTGCTGGACAGCACAAGCCAACAACCGTCCTTCAACAAGTCGGATGTTCCGTATGAGGAGCTGTGGTTAGATCACTTGAGAGGTCAGATCCCAAAACCCTCTTCAAGTGAGGGAATCCGAGGCATCAACAATGGCTGCGGCACAACAGCAGCCCTGTCATACCCAGTCACTTGTCCTCTTGGAGCAATAACCAGTTCGGATGTCGCTCTTACTCCACCACCGGTCCCACCCAAATCTGAAGCT GTGAAGGAAGAATGTCGTCTTTTGAATGCCCCACCAATCCCTCCACGAAGTTTGAAACAGATGCCATCGGTGCCCATCCTGTCAAAGCCTCGGCAGCAAGAGACTCGTTCTCCGAGTCCAACGCTCTCCTATTATTCCTCTGGTCTCCACAACAT AAGTGGAGCatgtgaagaagaagcagcCGACCCACAAGAGCAAAGCCACGTGTGCTACCCCTGTAAGTGGGGTAAATCAAACAGCACTGAGCCAAATGACACCTTGCCCACTGGTAGCCTGTCACTAGATGGGATGTCCTCCAGGTTGTCTTGGCCAAACAATTTCAGTGTAGGAGAATCACACTGCATGGAGGAATTTCTACCAGCTAGCTGTCGGAGTTACTACAGTTACCCTAGGAAGAGATCCCCAAGCACCCCAAAAACCTGTACGTCAAGCCTTGTCGACTTTGAAGGCCGAGATCACGCACAAAGCAGTAAGGACTTCATGTTGCAGAACGCTTCTCTGACTCAGGTCTGCACAAAATCTTCGAGTTACAATTCAGAGGTGTACAGAGACAAGCCAATAGAAGAATCTAACACCAAGCAGAGCCTCTCTTGTCCCATTTTACCCCCGAGAACGCCAAAATCAAATGCCATAAAGAACTGCACAGACTTCCTGCCAGTGTCAGCTTGTGACGCAAAGCAGGAAACTTCAGATTGTTCGCTTACTCAACAGGAGCAGAGTACCAAAGAGATATATTCCATCTGTGATTCATTGACTCCCAACTGTCCATCCGTGTCGGCCAGTGCACAGTGGCAGCCTCCGTCCAGCCTTGCTGGCCTCTCCATTGAAGAGGTGTCCAAATCTCTGAGATTCATTGGCTTGCCAGATGACATTGTTACTCTTTTTGTGTCTGAGAAGATAGATGGAAATTTACTCCTGCAGCTCACTGAGGAGATTTTGTCTGAGGACTTCAAGCTAAGCAAACTGCAGGTGAAGAAACTAATGCAGTTCATAAACGGATGGAGACCCAAGATATAA